A segment of the Echinicola strongylocentroti genome:
ATTCATGAAAACGCCCCATCGTAAAATTCACATTATAATTACTGATGGGATAGGATGTCGCCCATTGGTAATAGCTATACCCAGAGCTAGTGGCCTGATTCAATAAACGACCATTCGCTGCCACGAAATAAGGAAAAGGAACTTTAATATAAAGATCCACCCCATTGGATGCCTTGCTGGAGGGATGGTCCAGGCAGGGCATGAAAATCTTACCTCCCTCTCGCTGACAGGAAAGCCCCACCCAGTGATCACCATTGCTGTCTTCACTCCAGGTAAAACCTCCTGACCACGGTGGATTTTCAGCCACCGGTGGCCGACCTCTGTAGTAAATCTTCACCTGCTGCGAAAGGCTATCGGGATAAATATCCAAAATGTCATCATGATGTTCAAATCGCTGCACCCTCCCGTTGCTTTCCACCTTGACCACTTCATAATTGGAGATGAGATCTAGACGAAGCGTATCCAAAGTCCCTAGTGGACGATAAGTCATTTCCATCACGGCATTGATCCCCTTGATCTTAGGCAGGATCTCCAAGTCCAATGAATAATGGACTACTTCAAACTGTTCTTGCAGCGGATCCATCTCTCCTCCCCACGTCCAATCATCTTGTGCCAATGCATCACCTGCCAGGAGCAAAGAAACAACTGCTCCGGCCAGAAAACATTTTACACACTTTTCCCACCATTTGATTCCGAATAACTCTCTTTTCATTGTCGCTGAAGTCGCCTTAAAGTAAAACTTAAAAGTAGAACGTTATTTACACATTACAAAACACTTTTGTCATGGCTGACAACACCAATTTTCAGCACTACCCACCTATATTCCCTAATATATTACTTTTACGGATTTATTTTAAAGGAAACGCAATAATTAAACCAACATTAATCCAATTATCATTGGGAATACTGCTTATAAAGCTTATATTTATTGCGCTTGCAAGTCACAAAATTGCTTTTTGGCTTCTTTTTTTTTAATGGATAAAACATACTTAAGCATGTCTTTTTGTAAATCATTTCTCTTCTTTTTACTGACTTTTTGTACTTGGCTACTTATGGCTCATCCCCAGCTGAGCCATGCTGCGCCATTTAGACAGGACACTACGATTGAAAACCAACCTCGTTTTGGAATATTCAAAAAAGATCATGGGAAGCACAAGGCCACCATAGAAAACACCGTCGAATCCCACAAAGAAATGAACCGCGACACTTCGTGGGTAAAAGTAGGGGGAGCACTACGACTCAACACCATCTATGCCATCTACGAAGGACAGACATTCCCGTTAGGCACCAATTCCAGGAATGAATGGACCTGGGACACCTGGAGGATCAATGTCGATTCTTATTCGGATGGTTTGCAGTTTGCTTTCGAGTACCGTTTTTACCCGACTTTCAACACCCATTTTATAAAATACGGGTGGATCGGCTATCGTTTTTCAGAAAAATACAATCTCCAACTGGGCATTACCCAAGTCCCCTTTGGCTTGCTGACCTATGCCTCACATAGCTGGTGGTTTCAGATCCCTTATTATCTAGGCTTGGAAGATGACCACCAGATGGGGTTTAATCTGACCCATAACCGAGCAAACTGGACATTTAACCTCGCCTATTTCCCATTGTCCGAACCAAGGGGCACCAATGATCCTGCTTTTGGGGAGTATAGCACTGCGCGCTATTCTTACGACGTGGTCCCCATTGACGGCAACAGCAACATCGAACGCAACCAACTGAACCTAAGGGCCAATTACCACTTGGATGACTGGAAACTAGGAGGGTCATTCCAGGTGATGGAGATTTATAACCAACAAACCACCCACAGTGGTAACCAGCTGGCGGCTGCACTCCATGCCGAATGGTCAAATGTACCATGGAATTTTAAAACTGAAATCATCTATTATGGTTATAACAATGTCCAAGATGATGACGGCAGGTTGCTGAACAGCGTCCAGATGGGGGCTTATGGATTTGGCACCTATGATGTGGCAAGCGAGGCAATGGTATATGTCATTGGTTTGGCGCATGACTTCCCTGTGGACTGGGGGCCTATTTCGAATGTCCAAGTATATAACGACTACAGCTTGATCCAAAAATTTGGGGAGATGCCCATCAACGGTGTGCTCACTCCCTTCCAAAAAACACAACAAAATGTCTTGGGAGCCTTGATTACCGCTGGCAAGATCTATACTTACGTGGACGCCGCCATGGGCTATAATCACTCCTGGATCAGTGATGCATTTGGCGGAAACTCCATGGGACCGGGCCGAGGCATTGATTATCAGGCACCTGTATCGGACGACAACCCGATCGACCCTGACCCTGGCTGGAACACCCGAATCAACATTAATATAGGTTACTATTTCTAAACACCTTTTCTATGCTAAAAAAATATTTTGATGTACACGCGCCTGTTTTTTGGCCCGCCTCTATACTGATCATTGTCTTCATTACCGTGACATTGGTCGTAGGAGAGCCAATGGAAAAAGCATTTGATGCGGTGAAGTTTTTTATCACGGACAAAACGGGGTGGCTATTTATCATCGCCATCAATATTTTCATTGTGTTCTGCTTCTACCTGGCCTTTAGTAAATACGGCAACATACGACTTGGCGGCAAAGATGCAGAAACGGAGTTTTCCACCTCCGCTTGGTTCGCTATGCTCTTCAGTGCCGGGATGGGTATTGGCTTATTGTTTTGGGGGGTGGCAGAGCCAGTTTCCCATTACGCCAAGCCTCCTTATGGGGAGCCCTTTAGCATTGCCTCAGCCCAACGGGGCATGAACCTTACTTTTCTGCACTGGGGATTTCACGCTTGGGCCATCTATGCGGTCGTGGCCCTTTCACTGGCCTTCTTTACCTTTAACAGAAAACTTCCATTGACCATCCGCTCGATCTTTTACCCCATTTTGGGTGATCGCATCCACGGGTGGATCGGAGATGTCATCGATGTCATGGCGGTACTGGCGACTTTATTTGGCTTGGCCACTTCCTTGGGCTTTGGGGTGAGACAGATTAATGGTGGTCTAAATTATCTCTTCGGAATAGATATTTCAGTGACCGTTCAGGTCTTGCTGATCTGTGGTATCACACTCATGGCTACGGCCTCGGTATTTTCAGGCTTGGACAAAGGTGTGCGCTTCCTTAGTGAGTGGAACGTCCGAATTGCCGCCGCCCTGTTGATTTTCGTACTCATAGCCGGGCCCACCGTGTATATTATGAGAGGTTTTGTCCAGAATCTTGGAAATTACCTAAACCAATTTATCGCTGTATCCACTTGGACGGAAGCCTATCGTGACAATGAATGGCAAGGAACCTGGACCATATTTTACTGGGCTTGGTGGGTTTCCTGGTCCCCTTTTGTGGGCATGTTTATCGCCCGTATCTCCAAAGGAAGGACCATCAGGGAGTTTATTTTAGGCGTACTTTTGGTGCCTGCCTTATTGACGTTCTTCTGGCTTACCGCCATGGGAGGAAGTGCCATCTTTATGGACATGCAAAATGAAACACACGACTTTGCCAGTGCCATCATCAAGGATGAATCCACCGCCTTATTTGTATTTCTACATGAATTTCCGTTCAGCACACTTGGTTCTGGCATCGGAGTGTTATTGGTCATGAGCTTCTTTGTCACTTCTTCTGATTCCGGTTCATTAGTGATCGATAGCATCACGGCGGGAGGAAAACTAGATGCTCCGGTAGGACAGCGCATCTTTTGGGCACTTACAGAAGGGGCTGTGGCAGCCGTTTTGCTGATCGGCGGCGGGCTGACAGCGCTCCAGACGGCCACTATTACTACGGGGCTGCCGTTTTTGATCGTTCTTCTTATTATGTGCTATAGCCTCTTTAGGGGATTACAGAAAGAACACGCTCGAAAAGAAGCCCTCAAACAGGATATCAACAGGAAAAATTACGAGAAGAACCTCACCGAAATCATCAAAAAGAACCTCCCTAAAGACACGCCAAAATGAAAAACTTAAAAAACATAGCACTATGTGTCGACCTGACCGATATGGACAGCTTACTATTGAACTACATCAAAAAGCTGGATGATGCCTTTGAGTTCAATAGCCTGACTGTCCTCCACCTTATCGAACTGGAGGAGTTTTCGGATAACATCCAGTCGCTCCTGCCAAACTTGGGAAAAAGCATCATTCAAGTGCTCGAATCTGAAATCCAGGAAAAGGTAGACAGTGTATTTGACAGCAACCCAAATATCAACATTCATGTACACAGTGGTGGCAATGTAGAGGATTTTGCAAATTATATTGACAGCCAAAAATTCGACCTGCTGCTAATGGGCAAAAAAAGCAGCCACTTCGGCGCCGGTATCCTTAGCGGCAGGGTGGCCCGATTGACGTCATGTGACACCTTATTCCTTCCAGAGATCGCTGTCCCCTCTTTTGACAACATCTCCTTGGCATTGGACTTTAGTTCGTATTCTGAAAAACTTCTTCAGCTAGGGACCAATTTATCCAAAAAAGTCCATGGCAAACTTCACCCAATTCATGTCATTAAGGTTGGGATTCAATATTTTCCCTACATCAAAAATTACAATAAGATCAGTGAGGAGCTGGAGAAAGAAGCCTTAAAATCCTATAAAAAACTACAAAAACAGTATGGACTGTCCAGTCCCCTGACCATTATCAAGGACAATGAACAACACATCAGCCGGCTAATTTATAATAATGCCGTGCTTACTTCAGCAAACCTGATCCTTGTGGGAAACAAAGGAAAAAAAGATGAAGGAGACCTTCTGATCGGCAGTGTAGCAGAACAACTGATCGCCTATGACAAAAATCTCCCTGTATGGATAGTCAAATAAAAAAGCCCCTTAATCGGGGCTTTTCTTAATCTTCTTCAAGGGTATTATAGCTATCTACTTGCTCCATCACCCAGTCCTTGTATTTTTGGACGCGATAATCCAACCATTTCTGCTTGTAATTATTGGACTCTTCAATCAGGAAAGTAAACCTTTCCATGGCCTTGCTCTTGGTCAGTGCATCATATAAGTCCTCCTGAAAGGATCTATTATCCACAAACCGTTCGGTAAATTGCTCCATAATCAATGACTCCTGAGCAGGCTCCATTTTAATGAACTCCGCGTAATTCATTGGGTCCGCATCAACCTCATCCAACAAGTCCTCTTCCTCAGTGGTCAAATTCTCATTAAAATTCTCTTCTTCATCAGGGAGATGGTGAATGATTTTTTTATCTTCCTGATAATAGCAAACCTTGCCTTTCAATAAATAATTGGCAATCGTGTCAATCTCTTTTTCTGTTAGTTTAAGCATTGGTTTATGTATGTGAAACTAAATTTGTTAGAAAAATAATTAATGGTGCATAAAAATCAAATTAGGATCAGCTTCATTTAGGATTAATTTTGACCCTCGCTCCTAACATTCACAACAAAGTTTGGAGAAAATCGCCTGACAACAGCCCTGAAGGCACAAAAAAGAATATTTTAGCTGCTTTTTTTACTTTAAAAAAAGATTTCTTTTTCTCGCTTAATTTACCCAGTGCTTACCTTGCCCACGCGGTCCACGATCTTGTGGACAATCTGGTCCAACTCAACACATGAAGCCTCTATTTCTTCCAAAAACTTGGCGTCCACCTCTTCATCCACCCCAAATCCTTTGACACATTCCACCAAGCCCATCAACCGTGACAACGGCGCCCTAAACTCATGGGACTGCATCCATGTGATCGCGCTCAGCTCTTGGTTTTGACGCTCTATTTTCTCGATATAGGACTTGATTTTAGTCAGGTCCTGCATGGTACCTACCATTCTTGTGGCTACGCCCTTTTCATTATAGATCACAAAGCCTTTGTCAAAAACATGGGCATAACTTCCATCATTTTTTTGGTACCTGTATTCCACTTCCCACCGGCTCTTCTTTTTGGACAGGACATGTTGCTCCATTCCTTTCAGCACACGCTCCCGGTCATCTGAATGGATACGGTCTACCCAATGCTCTATTGAACTGGTTCCACTGGCCAACTTATACCCAAACAACCCTTCATAATTTTCATTCCAATAGATACTTTTGCTTTCAAAAGACCATTCCCAAACAGCTTCATCCGAGGCTTTTGCCACAAAATCATACCGCATATCTATCATTTTTATCACATGATTGGCCTGTTGGAGCGCCGTAATATCATTAAAAATAATCAAGGTGCCACGCTTCCCCCTACTATAATAAAATGTACTCGCCCTAAACAACACCTGCAATTGCTTTCCGTCTTTGGCCATCAATTGGGCACTACCACTTTCCCTGTCTTTATTAGCGAGTTGGCTATTTACATTCTTCAGGAAATTTTGGTACTTGGCTTCAGAGTCAAAAAAAACAGGCAAACTACCAAAATCTCCTTTATGCTTGTCCACATCAAAGAGCTCACATGCGCTCGGGTTAAGATAGATGATCTTATTTTCAGGAGAAAGCACCATCATACCATTCTCGATTTGCTTCACGATCTTCCCTGCCGCAATGTACGAGGAGACATCAAACAGCTTGTATTTTCTCAATGCAATCACCGCAGCCACCGAAAAACTGGTCAGTGTAGTGGAAGTCACAGGAATATCCGTTAGTCCCTGTGAAGAAAAGTAAAATTGCGTCACCACTCCCTGTATCACTGGCAATACAGCCCCCAAAAACAATACTAATATCTGCCTCTTCATGATCGGAGAATGACGTTTGTCAAAAGCAGAATAGAGCAGCACTGCCAAGCCCATCATCGCCAGTAAAGCCACCCAACCACGGCTGTGTAAATCATAAGACCCCGGACGTACTCCAGTAATGTACCCCCAGTTTTCGTCATAACTAAGGATCACTTCGTCCAAATTAGCCAAATAAACCACATACAACACTGCCGAGATGCCATAGATAGCAATGAGAAAAAAACGGCTCTTGATAAAAGGTTGATCAGTATAATAGCTCACAAAATGCAGGATTACCGCTCCAATAAACATCCATCCGAAATCCAACGAGCGAGAGATGTGACATGCCATATCATAATCGATATTAAGCCGCATCAAAGTATCCTGTAGTTGCCACACAACCAATGACACTACAAACAGCAGAAAAATATTGGTTTCTCTATTACTGGGATAGATCCAAAATATATAACCAAAGATCGCCACATTGAACAATGCGGGGATCAGTGAAATGGCAATATAAAACAGGTTTATATCTTCAAACATACAAAGTAGGGCAAGTGAGTAGTTAAGTGTGTCGTTAATCTTGCCGGGCAAATCCCCTACAACAAATCAAACGCACAATCATACCTTAAATATACTTTTTTGCGTATTACATACACAATTATTCCTCACAAACGTTCAAAAAATCAAGAAATATTTCAGTAAAATAGATGAATAAACCTATAACCTAATCACAGTACGTATTATATGCTTGTTTTACCAGCAGATTAGGTGTCAAGCTGTATATCCGGGGAATTTTCGACACCCTTCCTTAAACCCGGTTTAAATGCCGTTTAGTTAAGGGCATTTCCTCCTTTTCATATACCTAAAAGTCTTTTTTTTGATTGACTTTGGCTGGGGAAACCTGATCATCTTGGTGGATTTTATCCTTTTCCTTTTTTCCATTGATGAAAAAAGAAAGAAAAAAATCTAGGCCGGTGGTATGCCTTTTAAAATGGAACATGGATTTACCCTGCGACCGAGATCCGTCACCCATTTTAATTTCCACCCGATGGCTACGACCTAAAAGTGAGTGGGTCTCGCTGTTCCACGACGCGAGCCAACTCACTTTCTTAACGGCCTCCACCATCGGCTGGAAAACAGGCATACCAAGGGCCGTAATTAAGGAAGCGATACCTTTTTTGGCTCAGGAGGACTTATAGTTCTCGCTCAACTTGGTTACTTAAGAAAATATACCACTACATGGAATAATGATGATAATTTATCCATAAGAAACTTATTAATCGGATCCGCCTTGCAGGTATTGGGCGTTAAGAAATTAAAAAGCGGGTGGGCAAAAAGGCAGGCTTGTTTGACGAAATACTAGCCAAAAAGAATGTTGGCTGCTAGAAAAGGAGGAGTTTGCCTGCATGAGGGAAGGTTTTAATTTTAGGCCAATAGATGCACAGCGGCGGGGTTTTTTGGTTACTTTTTTGACCTGAAGCAAAAAAGTAACAAAGGTAAAGGGATGAAAAACACCTAGGAATTTAGCTAGAAAAATAACTGCCCAAGGAAAAAATATAGAACCCATATTTTCCAGATACACACTAACTAAACGGCATTGAACCCGGTTTATGCATTAGGAATCGTGATGAGGTTTGAAACTACAAGAAAATCAGGCTGTTTGGAGATTGAGGCATAGCACCGCTATGGTGAAATCGAAAACAGCAGCGAAGCGACTGATTTTGAAGTAGGTTCATACCGCAATAGATAGGCTAATGCATATTCCGGGTTTAAGAAAAAAATCAGCGCAAATCATACTCATCTGCGCCAGCAGTGTTTTATTAGTGCTCCCCCTACTTTTCAGCTTGATTCCACATTGGGTATGACAAAAAAACCATCCGCTATAAAACGGATGGTTTTTTGATTAATAAACCCCTAATTAAAATTATAATTATAGCCTAAAACTAATAGAATTTTCTGATAATACCGTCCTGTACCATCTTGTATATTAGTTTTTTGGAGTATAACGACTATTTCTCTAAGCTGACCTGCCAGTTCCAGGCATCCCTCAATGCTTCCTCCAATCCAAACTGCGGTGTCCAACCAAGGACTTTGGAAACCTTATCGGTATTTGCCCACACTTTTTCTATGTCTCCCGATCTTCTTGGGCCTATTTCATAATTCAGTGTTTTTCCACTTACTTTTTCAAACACCTTGACCACTTCCATGACCGAGTTACCGTTTCCTGTGCCCACATTGAACAAGTCGAAAAAGGTATCCTGCTGGTTTTCCAAGTATTGAATAGATTTCACATGGGCATCAGCCAGATCCATCACATGGATATAATCCCTGATACAAGTTCCGTCAGGAGTGTCATAATCATCTCCAAAGACGGTGATTTTTTCACGGATGCCGGCCCCTGTCTGAGTGACAAAAGGCACCAAATTAGCAGGGACCCCCAAAGGCAGCTCGCCGATAAGCGAAGAAGGATGGGCTCCAATAGGATTAAAGTAGCGAAGCGCCACTACTCTGGCTGCAGCCCCACTTTTTACATGATCCGTTAAAATGTCCTCGCATATCTTCTTGGTATTTCCGTATGGGCTCTCAGCGTCTTTTCTGGGAGTGGACTCCTTGACAGGAAGCTCGTCAGGCTGACCGTACACGGTACAGGAAGAAGAAAAAACAATGTCCTTGACACCAAATGTCTTCATGGTCTCCAACAGGACAATCAATGAATTGATGTTATTGCTGTAATAGGTCAGTGGAATTTGGGTGCTTTCTCCTACTGCCTTGGAAGCTGCAAAGTGAATGACCCCTTTAAGACTGTTTTCCTTGAAGACACCATGCATAAACTCACGGTCATTGCAGTCCCCTTCATAGTGCTTAACTTTTTTTCCTAAGATTTTTTCAAGTCCAGCAAGCACATCTTGGTTGGAGTTTGAAAAATTGTCAACGATAATAGGTTCATAACCGGCGTTAACGAGCGCTACTGCGGTGTGCGAACCGATGTACCCCGCTCCACCTGTAATTAAGATTTGCTGCATGAAATTATAGTTATTTTACTAGGGTTAATAGCATATCAAGTGATGTGAAGACAAATATAAATTAATCCATTCAGGCATGAAATTTTTGGCCCTTTTTAATGGGTAAAAACTAAATTTTACACAGGAAGTTAATATCTTACAAAAGGTAAAGACAGCCGGATACTACCAATGTTGATTTTTTCGGCTTCGCCAATGTGAAGAATACAACCCAAATAACAAAAGTAACTACATGATGAATTTTGAAATGAATGAGAACCAATCCATGATCGCTCAAATGATCAGGGATTTTGGCGCAAAGGAGATTACTCCACACCGAAAAAAATGGGATGATGAGCAAATCTTTCCCCTGCCACTTTTCAAGCAACTTGGAGAATTAGGGCTAATGGGAGTACTGATTCCTTCACAATATGGAGGCAGTGGTTTTGGCTATTTTGAGTACGTGACAGCAATTCTGGAGCTGTCCAAGCTCGATCCGGGCATCGGACTATCCATGGCCGCCCACAATTCCCTATGCTCAGGACACATTCTGCTATTTGGCAGTGAGGAGCAAAAACAAAAATACCTGCCCAAATTAGCCACTTGTGAACACTTGGGTGCCTGGGGCCTTACCGAGCCCAATACGGGGTCTGATGCAGCCAATATGAAAACAACCGCTGTAGAAGAAGGGGATCACTTTATCCTGAACGGCGCCAAAAACTTCATCACCCACGGGGTATCAGGAGATATAGCAGTGGTAATCGCCAGAACAGGGGATGTAGGGGACAAGCACGGCATGACGGCATTTATTCTGGAAAAAGGCATGGAGGGTTTTCGGGGTGGCCGTAAGGAGGACAAGCTGGGCATGAGGAGTTCAGAGACGACGGAACTGATTTTTGAAGATTGCCGGGTCCACAAAAGCCAAGTTCTAGGCAAGGTAGGAGGGGGATTTGTCCAATCCATGAAAGTCCTGGATGGGGGAAGAATCTCTATTGCCGCTCTTTCACTGGGCATTGCCGAAGGCGCATTAGAGGCATCCATCAACTACTCCAAGGAGAGACACCAGTTCAACAAACCCATTAGCTCCTATCAGGGCATTTCTTTCAAATTAGCTGACATGGCCACTAAGCTAGAGGCCGCCAAGTTACTTACATTCAAAGCCGCAGACTTAAAAAACCGAGGTGAACGCGTCACTTTAGCCAGTGCAAAAGCTAAATACTATGCATCGGAAATAGCCGTAGAGCTATCCAATGAAGCGGTGCAGATCTTTGGAGGATATGGATTTACCAAAGATTATCCTGTAGAAAAATATTACCGTGACGCCAAACTATGCACCATAGGGGAAGGCACCTCGGAAATACAGAAACTGGTGATCTCAAGGGAAATATTAAAATAACCACACAGCCATCAGCATCCTCAAAGATCGGCAACAACAAAAAGTCCCTACCGTCCCCAAGGCATAGACACCACATCGAAAAGCACTTCTATTCATCAATTCTCTAAATGCCGTTTTCCCAAAAGTCAGGCTGCTGGACAGTGTAGGCTTAGTTTGATAAAGTTTAGGAGAAGGTAGGTTTTGCCAAAACATCTTTCTACATTTGCAGCCGAAAGGAGGTGTTATATATGATCGTAGTAAACGTAAAAGAGAACGAATCTATCGAAAAAGCGCTGAAGCGTTTTAAGAAGAAATTTGACAGAACCGGAGCAATCCGTGAACTGAGATCTCGTCAGCATTTTGAGAAGCCTTCTGTGAAGAGAAGAACTGAAGTGATCAAAGCTGCTTATAAGCAACATCTGAGAGACGAAGAAGGTAAGTAATTTATTTTCCTTCCTAAAAATAATTGAGCATATTGGTGTATAATTACGCCGATATGCTCTTTTCTTTTATAAACTATCTCGAACATGAAAAACGGGCCAGCGCCCATACCGTGCTAGCCTACGAGAAGGACCTTGAACAATTCAAGGAATTTTTAAACCTGTCCTTCAGCACCGAAGACATCGCCCTTGTCGGGCATGCCGAAATACGGGCTTGGATCGTAGACTTGGTGGAGCAAGGCCTCTCCGCCACCACTGTCAACAGAAAAATGGCCACATTACGCTCATTCTATAAGTTTCTGCTCCGATCAGGCGAAATCACCAAGGACCCCACCTATAAGCTACGGGCATTAAAAACCCCGAAAAAGCTCCCCGAATTTGTCCAAGAGTCCACCATGGACCAATTGCTGAACGACATCGAATACGAACCGGACTTCGAAGGACAGCGGGACAAGATGGTAATGGAATTTTTGTATTTGACTGGCGTCCGTCTGTCCGAATTGATTGGTTTGACCTGGCAAGACATCAACCTACACGACCAAACCGTCAAAGTATCCGGAAAGAGGAAGAAACAACGAATAATACCGCTAACAAACACCTTATCAAAGAATATTATTTCATATAAAAAAGTATTTGAAGAAACATTTTCAAATGTAAACGAGAGTGATTATTTTATCGTTACAATAAGTAGAAAGCAAGCATACCCTATGAAAATTTACCGGATAGTGAGGAAATATTTAGACCTTTTTGCGCAGACGTCCAAGCGTAGCCCTCACCTTCTGAGACACACTTTTGCGACGCACTTGCTCAACAAAGGAGCTGACCTCAATGCGGTAAAAGATCTGTTGGGTCATGCCAATCTCGCTGCCACACAGGTATACACACACAATTCGATGGAGAAACTTAAGGCTGTGTTTGACCAAGCACATCCTAAAGCTTAAATAAAAGTTTAACTTTTAAAATGTTAATACTATGAAATTACAAATGCATTCAATCCATTTCGACGCTGATCAAAAGCTGATTGATTTTATCCAGAAAAAAGCTGACAAACTGGATACGTTTTATGATCACATTATAGATGGTGAGGTATTTATGAGGCTCGACAAAAATGAGAACAATAAGAACAAGATAGTTGAAATCAAATTGAATGTACCAAGCAAGCAACTGTTTGCAAAACATCAAACGGATAGTTTTGAAGGAGCTGCTGATGAGGCCATCGAAGGTCTCCGGAGACAAATCAAAAAATTCAAAGAGAAGTTAGTACTCGCACGACAATGACAATATAACCCAATTCCAAATAATGCAATGACAAACCCGCTCAAGTGAGCGGGTTTTGTTTTTTTAACGTAGCCATCATGTTCACTTAACGCATTTGTTATGAGAAGCTTTTACCTTTGGAACAGTAACATAAAGCAATGAAAAAGAAATCAATACCAGAAGTTTACCTGTTCTTTTATTTTTTGACTTTTATTATTGGCGGGATTGTTTTATTAAATGTGCCCAAAGG
Coding sequences within it:
- the hpf gene encoding ribosome hibernation-promoting factor, HPF/YfiA family, with amino-acid sequence MKLQMHSIHFDADQKLIDFIQKKADKLDTFYDHIIDGEVFMRLDKNENNKNKIVEIKLNVPSKQLFAKHQTDSFEGAADEAIEGLRRQIKKFKEKLVLARQ